TGCAATCTCATCAAAGACCTGCTTGGCGTCTTTGAAAGAACCAAAATGATTGATTTCGACAACCTTGCCGCCTTCCGCTGCCACAATTAAAAACTTTGCATCATAAGGCTGAGGTAATTGGTAGGTAATGACATTAGAAGATTTTACTTTTTCCATATCGACTCCCCTTTTTATTCTATTCGTATTTGGTAATGAAATAATTCTTCTAAAAACTCTTGTTTTTTCTTTTCGTCTGCAAGGATGTCAATTAAGTTGAAGTACGTATCGATTTCTCGATCTGTTTTTAATTGGGATAAAACAGCTTCAGTAAAGCAACTTGCTAAATAAATAGTTAAGCAATGCGCATTTTCAGACTTGGCTTTTGCAAATGATTTCTTGGCCTCGCCTAAGCGAGTCTGAGCGCCAGCTTTATCCATGCTGCCTTTTATTTCAATAGCAACCTTTAACTTATCTCTATTGTCTCTGATTGAAATGTCGGGTTCGCTTGAGAAAATAATGCGCCAATTATTATTCAAGATAAGATGAATCTGTTTTTGTTTTTTGCCTTTTACGGTTATATCTTTTTTCTCAGTTGATGAAACGAACTCCTTCTCTTGAGCATATTCTTGTATTATTTCTTCAACAGCCTTTGCTGCTCCCTGCCCAATAATATTTACCCAAGTGCCTTGTATCTCTGAACCTATTTCTGCTATTAACGCATTTTTTGCAAGAGAAAAAGAGAAACCTTCGGTATCAATAATGACACTTGAAATAACTTTGTTTAAGGTCTCAGCAATTAATTGAAA
This is a stretch of genomic DNA from Nitrospirota bacterium. It encodes these proteins:
- a CDS encoding XcyI family restriction endonuclease, producing the protein MKRTDSSLNEALIKSYVARAKLFYSVLKSKNIEKLFTRVEKCAIKDITWNIEKLGISKEAFIVTKTASIPPYMIFCHPEILNKCPNLVEYYRSLTALSQKGLSQILSGRLPKARKGDNKERFQLIAETLNKVISSVIIDTEGFSFSLAKNALIAEIGSEIQGTWVNIIGQGAAKAVEEIIQEYAQEKEFVSSTEKKDITVKGKKQKQIHLILNNNWRIIFSSEPDISIRDNRDKLKVAIEIKGSMDKAGAQTRLGEAKKSFAKAKSENAHCLTIYLASCFTEAVLSQLKTDREIDTYFNLIDILADEKKKQEFLEELFHYQIRIE